Sequence from the Anaerolineales bacterium genome:
TGCCAACGGCCTCGACATGGCCGGGCATTCCGGACAGGCGGAGGAAATCCGCAGGGCGCAGGAAGCACTCGGAGGCGGGATCCGCATCCTGCACGGAGCCGAAGTGGAGATCAAGGCCGATGGAACTCTCGACTATCCGGACGAATTCCTGGCGGGTTTGGATTTGGTGATCGCCTCGCTGCACGTCGGCCTGCGCCAGAATCGCGCGAAGGTCACCGAACGCATGCTCGGCGCCGTCCGCAATCCGCACGTCGACCTCATCGCCCATCCCACCGGACGGATGCTGCCGGACCGCGAGGGGGCCGATCTGGATCTGGAGGCGGTGTTCGCGGCGGCGGCCGAGGCAGGGACCGCGCTCGAGATCAACGCCCACCCGGTCCGCCTCGATTTGGACGACACCCACGCCCGCCGGGCGCGCGCGCTGGGCATTCCGTTGGCGGTCAACACCGATGCGCACTCCGAGGAGGATTTCGAAAATTTGTTTTTCGGCGTCGCCGTCGCCCGCCGCGCCGGATTGACCAAGGCGGATGTGGTCAACGCCTGGCCGGCGGAAAAGCTGTTGGGTTGGTTGAAGCAGCGGTGACCATTTGTTTCCCCGCCCAAACCGGAATAAAAAAAGGAAAGACGGTGTTGTTGAGGATTCCTTGCATTCGTTCGATCGTCATTCCCGCGTGCGTTCAGCGGGAATCCAGGAGTTGAAGAGGCTGGATGTCCATTGAGAACACGCAGACATGACGGTTTTTTCCTATGACCCCGTAGGAGGTTGGGCAGGAAAAATCACCCGCGCAGCAGCGCCGCCGCCGCAATCACCGCCGCCAACCCCCATCGATAGAACACAAACAGGTCGATTTTGTTTTTTTGCAGATACCTCAGCAGGAACCGGATGCAAAAGTAGCCGCTGACGGCCGCGGCGAGGAAACCGGCCGCAAACAGAAGCATGTCCGAGCCCGAAAGCGCGCCGGTTTTTAGGTCCGAGAAGATGTCGAACGCGCTTTTCAAGCCCGCGCCGGCGATGATCGGCGCCGAAAGCAAAAAAGAAAAACGCGCGGCGTCTTCGCGCTTGAAGCCGAGCGCCAAGCCGGCGGCGATCGTCGCGCCCGAGCGCGAAACGCCGGGGAATACCGCCAGCGCCTGCGCCAGTCCGATCAAGACCGTCTGAAAAAGAGTCAGCTCCTCGAGTTCCCGGATGTGGCGCGCGGCGCGGTCCGCCAGAAGCAGGATCGCGCCGAAAACGGCGACGATCCCGGCCATGGCCAGCATCGCGGCCGGCGCGATGGGAGCGCCGGGTGTGTGGAACAAATCGTCGATCGCGCCTTCGAAAAGGTATCCGGCGAGGGCGCCAGGGATCGTCCCCAGAAGAAGCAGCCAGGCCAGACGCCGTCCGGGATCCGGCTGGATCCGGCGTTGCACGGCGCTTTGAAAAAAAGCGCGGAGCAGGCGGACCCAATCCTTGGCGAAGAAGATCAACACGGCGGCGAGCGTGCCGAGGTGCAATGCGATATCGAATGGAAGGCTGGTCAGGGCCGGATCGCTCCAGCCGAACAGCCAGGGAACGACGACCAGGTGGGCGGAGCTGGAGACGGGAATGAATTCCGTGGCTCCCTGAATCAGACCCAGAATTACGGCTTCGACGAAGGTGGACAGCATGGCGGGATACTCCTCCGGCGGGCAATAATACTCGAAATCCGTCCCGGGGGATACGTGGCAAGTACTCCCATAGAAACCTCCGGCGCCGCCGTTTCCGCACTGCCGACGCAAAGCCGCCCAAGCCGTCCGGCAGGCGGGCG
This genomic interval carries:
- a CDS encoding undecaprenyl-diphosphate phosphatase — translated: MRMACAALSAGFFQAPACRTAWAALRRQCGNGGAGGFYGSTCHVSPGTDFEYYCPPEEYPAMLSTFVEAVILGLIQGATEFIPVSSSAHLVVVPWLFGWSDPALTSLPFDIALHLGTLAAVLIFFAKDWVRLLRAFFQSAVQRRIQPDPGRRLAWLLLLGTIPGALAGYLFEGAIDDLFHTPGAPIAPAAMLAMAGIVAVFGAILLLADRAARHIRELEELTLFQTVLIGLAQALAVFPGVSRSGATIAAGLALGFKREDAARFSFLLSAPIIAGAGLKSAFDIFSDLKTGALSGSDMLLFAAGFLAAAVSGYFCIRFLLRYLQKNKIDLFVFYRWGLAAVIAAAALLRG